The window gcccacgacaaagcacatactcctacgcgaatgtgtctagctgtttcggactctatcccaacaagccacgttccaaataacgtactGACAGAATTCGGAGGAGAGATGTTAAAGGCAATGTGCACCGTGTGCCACAACACTTTgtccaacgggcaatcaaagaataagtgcttgatagtttcatcccgatcacagaaagtaCACCTAGTAGATCTTGTCCAGTTGCGCTTTACCAAGTTATCCTTTGTtagaatgacttgtttatgtacaaaccacataaacactttaattttcaaaggaactttgactttccaaacatattTGGAACTTGGAATGACACTAGAGTTAatgacatcgatatacatcgatttaactgtgaactctccagacctagtaagtttccagcacaactgatcggactgatgagatagctgaacctccatcagtctactcaccaaaTGGAGCCACGCTTCCCACTGGTTGCCAACAAGCGTcctcctaaactgaatattaaggggaatgCACTGCAAAATCGTTGCAACAAAAGCATCACGTCGTCGAACAATACTATACAGGGACGGATACTGAAGCGCCAGCGACgtttcaccaagccaagtatcctcacaGAAGCGAGTGGTGGTGCCATTACCGACTATAAACTTTGTCTTATTAAACAAGGCCGCTTTGACTCTCATAAGTCCCTTCCAAAAAGGCGAGTCAGTCggtctcactgtcacctgggataaagtcttggactgcagatacttactACGTAGAATCTGCGCCCACGTGGCCTCAGTCTCAACTGATAATATATACAGCCACTTAAAGACATCTGTTtttgacttcaagattctcaataccaagaccctcctggtcctttggtcgacatATGATATCCCATTTGGCAAGTCTGTATTTTCTCTTTAGTTCATCACTTTGCCAGAAGaatcgggatcgatagaagtccaacCTTTTCCTAACACCAACTAGGACTTCGAAAAAAGATAAGAGAAAcattggcatactcgtgagcaccgaattaatcagaatcaatcggcctccatatgacatgagtttgcccttccagcaactcagtttcttctcaaaccgatcctcgatacacttccattctctgtttgtcagcttacgatggtgaatggatACCTGATTAATAAAAACCATTTCTTCATAAACTAGAGAATGATTTGCCCTCAAATCATGCTCCAAACTTTTTATTCGCACAGCTGAGGGACAAaggtttgaagaagcagcaacaacttacaCAGAATAAACAAACAAATGCAGTGCGCAATCTACCATGTTCTTTGATCTTACTCCTATTTACAGACAGTTTTATACCGAAATCATACTGTTGGGGGTTGGGTAACTAGGAATGAATCATCTAGTATCGGAAGTTGGGGTTCAACTCCAGGGCTTCGTTGAATATGAGTTGCTTCATCTGGTCTTCCGTCAGAGGGTGCTGCTCGAAGTCAAAGGAGAAGGGGTCCGTGCAGATGGGCTCGTCGGCGACGTCGTGAAGCCGCTCTAGGTAAGGGTGCTCCAGCGCCTCTTCAACTGCATCACAATAGCAAATTCAGTAAGAATCCACACCAGTAAGACACTAATTAACTGATGAGACATAACTTCCTACCTGACAAGAGCTCTGATACTCCttattcaatgaaaatggcaaaaaAATTGCCAtgtttcaaaaaacaaaaaaactttcTACGTGACAAGAGCAATTTCAGCGAGAATGCATACTAAGACATCAAGTATAACCGAAGAAAaataaaatgtactccctccgtcctgtagTGTCAAAAACACTATTATGAGACTGGGGGACTATATAATGACAAAAACACTTCTATATTATGAGACGGACGGTTTGCTTCCTAGCCTTCTTTTCACTAGAATTGTCTGGTCGACGTCTCAAAAAGCTACTTCTATTATTGCTGTTGTGAAACAGATACAGGAATCTAGCCTTTGAGAGTAGCTGCAGCAGATCTCTTCCATCCATATCTGTTGCCAAAAACAGATACGTTTCTTCTAAAAAAAAGTGTGATTCTGCACTACACGCACAGCCCTTGTCGTCTACAGCAGATACTACTAGCTCCAAAGATAGGCAAAGAAAGATCTTTTCTTAATCAAGTGGGCAGCACACATGGTTTTTGTCTAAAAAGGGAGCACATGTCCACATGCAGTAAACTTAAATATACGGGCCGAAGTGGCTGCAGATTGCATCTACTCCTACTTATACCCAGCACAAAGATGTTTTTAGCACTGACACTGACCCCAACGCTGGCCGTACAAAGCCAGTCAACAAAGCACGGCGCTCTAACAGCAGCAGCATTGCGTGCAGTGCGGTGCGGCGCTACGAAATTCACACGTGAAGATCAAAGCAGAGTGACGCGGACGTGGGACGCAACGCACCTGTGATCCTCTGCAGCGGGTTAAAGGTGAGCATCCTCTCGATGAGGTCCAGCGCGGCGGGCTGCACCTTGGGGAACTGGCCCGGGAAGGACCGGCGAGGGAACTGCGGCAGGTGCCTCATGTACCTCCTGGCGTCCTCGTTCCGGATGAATCCCAGGTCGTCGTCGGTGGGGGTGCCGATCACCTCCGTGATGAGCCGCATCTGGTGCATGTGGTCCCTCCCCGGGAAGAGCGGCGCGCGGTTGATGAGCTCCATGAAGATGCAGCCGACGGACCAGACGTCGATGGCCGCGGAGTAGTCGGTGGAGTTGAGCAGCAGCTCCGGGGCCCGGTACCACCGCGTGACCACGTACTCCGTCATCATGTCGCTCTCCGATGACGGCCGCGCCAGGCCGAAGTCGCAGATCTTGAGGTCACAGTTGGCGTTCAGCAGCAGGTTGCTCGGCTTGAGGTCGCGGTGGATCACGTTCGCCGAGTGGATGTACTTGAGGCCGCGCAGCAGCTGGTACAGGAAGTACTGGAAGCCACCCAAGAACACCATGGTGCATGAATATACGGATCAAATTGTCACAAACATGAACAAAATCGATGGCTTATTTCTCTTCTCTTTACTACCTGGCAGTGTTCTTCCGAGAGTTCTTGGTtggagcggatgatgtggtggaggtcCGTGTCCATGAGCTCAGTGGCGATGTAGACGTCGTTGAAGGACTGCGGGATCGCCGGCGGGATCACATCTCGGAGGCCTACTATCTGCATCCATGTAGAGTAACAGGTTAGCGCCTGAATTGCCGAATTCAGTCAGATACATACACACATCTGAAGCGGAAGAGATAGATGCTGATTACGTTCTCGTGGTCGAGGTGCCTGAGGAGCTTGATCTCCCGGAGCGTGCGCTTGGCGTCCATGTTGTTGTCGAAGGCGTTGGCGATCTTCTTGATTGCCACCATCTCCCTCGTCTCGAAGTTCATCACCGAGCTGCGCCCACGCAACCACAAGTGGAATTTCAGGACAAGATTAAGCACCACCAACCGCAGAGCACTAACAGATTACTAACATATTTGCTCAACTGATAAAAATATAGTGCGACTAAACTAGTGTTGTTCACAGAAAGGAGTGAATTGGCCTAATCCCATCTTTCCCCATGGCCAGAGGCCCAGAGCCAATCCCCCCTCTGTTCTCCGATCAGAGCCGCAACGGCTTGACCAAACCTGGCAAGAAATCGATGGTGATTGAGGAGCAAATTAAGACGGGCGGAACGTACGTACCAGACGATCCCGTAGGCGCCGCGGCCGATGGGCATGATCGGCGGCTGGTACTTGGCCGTGATCTCGAACTGGTTGCCGAATATGTTGTAGAGGAGGAAGCGGCCGCCGTGCGTCATCGTCGGCCGGAACTCGGCCACCGGAGCGCCGTCCATTCTCAAGCACAGCCAAgaaactctcaaaacccaatcacaggagcgaggcaacacgcacgcacgcacgcgcaaCGGGATGAGGCTGAGGCTGAGCTGATGATTGACTTTATCCCGGCTCTCGATTCTTGTAGGGGCGAGGAGGAGAGAATTATAAATAGAAAAGGGCGGCTCCGCTAATGCTCTCGGCCCAGCTGAGGAAGGTAGCGAGAAAGCGAGCGGGAGCACACCACAGCTGCTGTGCTGTGCTGGTGCGCGCGGTCTCTGGCTCTTTTCTGTGCGTATCGCCCGGGAATTGAGGGGCCGGGACGGACGGCCCGATGGAGGCCGCCTCGTGGCAGCGCGCTCATCGGACGGCTCGGAGGGTTCAACGGTCAACCGGCAGCAGCTGCTGCTCTCTTGTATGGACGCGCGCTGCACGCACCAACCGGGTCGGGCTGGACCGGGAGCGGCGTGGCTGGCGGGTGGGGCCGCGCTTGTCAGTTTGTGTGGATTGCGCGTGTCGCAGGGTGTCGAGGTTGAGGGCGTGGAAATCCAGGGGCCGATGGGGACGGAGCGGATGGAAGGTAGTAGCAGCCGACGCGTTATTGTTTTGCTTGGCGAGTCTGCTGGGTGTGGTGCCATTTGACCCACCGGTCGCCTGGTTTTTTTCTCTGGCTTTTCTTGGGCACCGTGGAAACGCTCCGGTTCGGAAGTCTACGCTCCAAATCTGGAGACTGGGCAATCCTGCGTCCCGGTCAAGAGGGGTAAGAGTCGTGGAATCACATACCCACTAGGTCCCATACATGAGAAGNNNNNNNNNNNNNNNNNNNNNNNNNNNNNNNNNNNNNNNNNNNNNNNNNNNNNNNNNNNNNNNNNNNNNNNNNNNNNNNNNNNNNNNNNNNNNNNNNNNNNNNNNNNNNNNNNNNNNNNNNNNNNNNNNNNNNNNNNNNNNNNNNNNNNNNNNNNNNNNNNNNNNNNNNNNNNNNNNNNNNNNNNNNNNNNNNNNNNNNNNNNNNNNNNNNNNNNNNNNNNNNNNNNNNNNNNNNNNNNNNNNNNNNNNNNNNNNNNNNNNNNNNNNNNNNNNNNNNNNNNNNNNNNNNNNNNNNNNNNNNNNNNNNNNNNNNNNNNNNNNNNTTTTACTCTACTGCCATGTCAAAAATTGTCTTATGTCAAAaaaagtcttacattatgggacagagggagtagtatttctcTTGAGACGCGTACCATGAGTGATTCGTTATTCTCTTTTTTTGCTATATCAAAGTAGGGATGCAAGCAGGTGAGCTGGGAGATCCTCCAagggcttcaagctgtgtcggctggtgatacttggcagcatggcgctgaggtgtatcagtggcgatcaTGACGTGTTCAGCtatttgcgcgcagggaggaggtgtcgttgggcgccatggtggcgtcgacgatagctggaccgagcaaggttgatgcatcaatacaattctgaagatggagcggtagcAGTTGgcagcggcggcctctgagagcacgccggaccagtgtgtgccccagacccggcaagtggctaggttggggtctcaggtcttagatgttagggctgcgatgtctgtttggtattaggctcaggCTATGTGCGCCCCTTTATCAACTGGATAGGTGcagcgacagtttgttgcttagaagacggctttagtcttactgttgtatgactttgtaaggtcttgtgagaataattaataaagtggacgtatgcatcgcccagatgcagaggccgggggtcattctCCTTTTTTTTTAAAGGTGAGCTGGCAGACCACATCACACTATAATGTAGGCTACGAGGTTTTGTAGGTTGTTCTGCCGTGGAAAGATACCTTTGTTGGAGGAAATTATCCAAGTGACAACACTATCATTTCATGCTCTTCACATCGTAAGCAATCTTCATTGTGTCACCTCTAGTTGAAAGGTTTGGGATAGAGGCCACAAATCGTCGATGAATAGGCCTCGTGATGCTGAGAAGCGCAGCGCTGCACGCAGCGGCATCGACGGCGCGTGGTTCTTCGCAATTCACACCAGGATAACATGCTAGTTAGAGTATAGTGGGCGTTGGAGTTTGGTTTGCAGCGTATATAAAGTTGAAAGCTAACTGTACGTTCTGGCAGAATGCATTGTATCATGGGACTTTTGGCTCGAACCTGCAGGGTCACAGACCACTTTTGGTTGTAGGAGAACCAGTACAC is drawn from Triticum dicoccoides isolate Atlit2015 ecotype Zavitan chromosome 4A, WEW_v2.0, whole genome shotgun sequence and contains these coding sequences:
- the LOC119285359 gene encoding mitogen-activated protein kinase 5; the protein is MDGAPVAEFRPTMTHGGRFLLYNIFGNQFEITAKYQPPIMPIGRGAYGIVCSVMNFETREMVAIKKIANAFDNNMDAKRTLREIKLLRHLDHENIVGLRDVIPPAIPQSFNDVYIATELMDTDLHHIIRSNQELSEEHCQYFLYQLLRGLKYIHSANVIHRDLKPSNLLLNANCDLKICDFGLARPSSESDMMTEYVVTRWYRAPELLLNSTDYSAAIDVWSVGCIFMELINRAPLFPGRDHMHQMRLITEVIGTPTDDDLGFIRNEDARRYMRHLPQFPRRSFPGQFPKVQPAALDLIERMLTFNPLQRITVEEALEHPYLERLHDVADEPICTDPFSFDFEQHPLTEDQMKQLIFNEALELNPNFRY